In Gambusia affinis linkage group LG06, SWU_Gaff_1.0, whole genome shotgun sequence, one DNA window encodes the following:
- the LOC122833014 gene encoding retinol-binding protein 2-like → MPADYNGRWEMVTNENFEDVMKALDIDFATRKIATHLHQTKVIVQNGDKFETKTLSTFRNYEVNFTVGEEFEEHTKGLDNRKVKSLVVWDGDKLVCVQKGEKENRGWKQWIEGDLLHLEITVLDKVCHQVFKKKE, encoded by the exons ATGCCTGCAGACTACAATGGACGCTGGGAGATGGTGACCAATGAGAACTTTGAGGATGTCATGAAGGCTCTCG ACATTGACTTCGCCACCAGGAAGATTGCAACTCATCTGCACCAGACAAAAGTGATTGTGCAGAACGGAGACAAGTTTGAAACCAAGACCTTGAGTACCTTCAGAAACTATGAGGTCAACTTTACCGTGGGGGAGGAGTTTGAGGAGCACACAAAGGGACTGGACAACAGGAAAGTAAAG AGCCTGGTTGTCTGGGATGGGGACAAGCTGGTCTGTGTACagaagggagagaaagaaaatcgcGGCTGGAAGCAATGGATCGAGGGAGACCTGCTGCACCTG GAAATTACAGTCCTGGACAAAGTCTGCCACCAAGTGTTCAAGAAGAAGGAATAA